One part of the Coleofasciculus sp. FACHB-T130 genome encodes these proteins:
- the aroF gene encoding 3-deoxy-7-phosphoheptulonate synthase, producing the protein MIVVMKAGTPEVEIERVSAELGTWGLTPEKIVGKHKVVLGLVGETADLDPLQMQEISPWVEQVLRVEQPFKRASRDYRHGEASDVVVSTPNGNVTFGEHHPLVVVAGPCSVENEEMIIETARRVKAAGAQFLRGGAYKPRTSPYAFQGHGESALNLLAAAREATGLGIITELMDSPELDVVAEFADVIQIGARNMQNFSLLKKVGAQEKPVLLKRGMAATIEDWLMAAEYIMAAGNPNVILCERGIRTFDRQYARNTLDLSAIPVLRTLTHLPIMIDPSHGTGKSEYVPAMAMASIAAGADSLMIEVHPNPKKALSDGPQSLTPERFDRLMLEMSVIGKAVGRWPEPAVALA; encoded by the coding sequence ATGATTGTAGTCATGAAAGCTGGCACTCCAGAGGTTGAGATTGAGCGCGTTAGCGCCGAACTCGGTACTTGGGGACTGACACCAGAAAAAATAGTTGGGAAGCACAAGGTGGTATTAGGTCTGGTTGGTGAGACGGCTGACTTAGATCCCCTCCAGATGCAAGAAATTAGCCCTTGGGTTGAACAGGTTCTGCGAGTTGAGCAGCCCTTTAAACGGGCAAGCCGCGATTATCGTCACGGTGAAGCTAGTGACGTTGTGGTATCAACGCCTAACGGTAATGTCACTTTTGGCGAACACCATCCTTTAGTGGTTGTGGCTGGCCCTTGTTCGGTCGAAAACGAAGAAATGATTATTGAAACCGCACGTCGAGTTAAGGCGGCGGGAGCGCAGTTTTTGCGCGGCGGTGCCTATAAGCCTCGGACTTCGCCCTATGCTTTCCAAGGACACGGTGAAAGTGCCTTGAATTTGCTAGCGGCGGCGCGGGAAGCGACAGGCTTGGGCATTATTACGGAACTGATGGATAGTCCTGAATTGGATGTGGTGGCAGAATTTGCCGACGTGATCCAAATCGGTGCCAGAAATATGCAAAATTTCTCCCTGTTGAAGAAAGTAGGGGCGCAGGAAAAGCCTGTGCTGCTGAAGCGGGGAATGGCGGCGACGATTGAAGATTGGTTGATGGCGGCGGAATATATTATGGCTGCTGGCAACCCGAACGTGATTTTGTGCGAACGCGGTATCCGCACCTTTGACCGTCAATATGCGCGGAATACGCTGGATTTATCGGCAATTCCAGTTCTGAGAACTTTGACTCACCTACCGATTATGATTGACCCCAGTCACGGTACTGGTAAGTCTGAATATGTGCCTGCGATGGCGATGGCATCTATCGCTGCTGGTGCTGACTCGTTGATGATTGAAGTCCACCCCAACCCGAAGAAAGCCCTTTCTGACGGTCCTCAATCTCTGACACCAGAGCGTTTCGACCGCCTGATGCTAGAAATGTCTGTAATTGGCAAAGCGGTAGGTCGTTGGCCTGAACCTGCTGTTGCTTTAGCTTAG
- a CDS encoding tetratricopeptide repeat protein gives MLKQLWRSLVRWFQRLFGTGGRRNPTPASVRSEPPKPLTDTDYEFLYSQLLEGVAHGWQQDRVLRFFESLGDRGQSSLWVGWLNRFGERLLASPAPNNELAARMVQLGQVGCGEIGEVSYDIGMQLLTRNAPARAVNPPPVSSIYEYEEFDTPEEEVPAVSEEGEEGGELKTVTLDELLVMLQQDSGLLQQISEQLQIETTDPQVIVQALMNQFNAANPSSAEEAENPSSAEEAEAWFNQGNQQASAGELSDAIASYDRCLAISPDNYIAWNNRGVMQKNLGHLQDAIASFSRAIEIKPDFYEAWNNQGNTFQDLDRLEEAIASFDKAVEIKANDPEAFYNRGLALENLNRYEEALASFDRVLQLQPNYSEVWMVRGETLHRLARYEEAIASYDQALQLKLDDWDSWIGRGKSALLSASLDPLLSSLSKVAQNNPALNQRGDEGQLASYEEGLKYVSQDTHPEGWGRLHQAIGNAYYERSQVNPEPNPLRQKAIIEYEQVLSSLPEADFPELHQEILQDLLQLQQSLGQPSEES, from the coding sequence ATGCTCAAGCAACTATGGCGATCGCTGGTAAGGTGGTTTCAGCGTTTATTTGGAACGGGCGGCAGGCGAAACCCAACACCCGCCTCGGTTCGCTCGGAACCCCCTAAACCCCTGACGGATACAGATTATGAATTTTTGTACAGCCAACTGCTCGAAGGTGTCGCACATGGCTGGCAGCAAGACCGGGTTTTACGGTTTTTTGAATCTCTGGGCGATCGCGGTCAATCATCCCTCTGGGTGGGGTGGCTGAACCGCTTTGGGGAAAGATTATTGGCTTCACCCGCCCCTAATAATGAGTTAGCGGCACGAATGGTACAGCTCGGTCAGGTGGGCTGCGGAGAAATCGGGGAAGTTTCTTATGATATTGGGATGCAACTGCTGACGAGAAACGCTCCGGCACGAGCAGTAAACCCCCCACCCGTCTCTTCTATCTATGAATACGAGGAGTTCGACACGCCGGAGGAGGAAGTCCCCGCAGTTAGTGAGGAAGGGGAGGAAGGCGGAGAACTCAAAACAGTCACCCTGGATGAGTTGTTGGTAATGTTGCAGCAGGATAGCGGTTTACTTCAGCAAATTTCCGAGCAACTGCAAATTGAGACGACCGATCCACAAGTCATTGTGCAAGCATTGATGAATCAATTCAATGCGGCAAATCCATCCAGTGCCGAGGAAGCAGAAAATCCATCGAGTGCAGAGGAAGCCGAAGCTTGGTTTAATCAAGGCAATCAGCAAGCCAGTGCTGGAGAATTGTCAGATGCGATCGCTAGCTACGATCGTTGCTTGGCGATTAGCCCAGATAACTATATCGCCTGGAACAACCGAGGCGTGATGCAGAAAAATTTAGGACATCTGCAAGATGCGATCGCCAGCTTTAGCAGGGCGATAGAAATTAAACCCGACTTTTACGAAGCTTGGAACAACCAAGGCAATACTTTCCAGGACTTAGACCGTTTAGAAGAAGCGATCGCTAGCTTTGACAAGGCAGTAGAAATTAAAGCAAACGACCCAGAAGCCTTCTACAATCGGGGATTAGCGCTAGAAAACTTGAACCGCTATGAGGAAGCGCTGGCGAGTTTTGACCGGGTTCTGCAACTCCAACCCAACTATTCAGAAGTCTGGATGGTAAGAGGCGAGACCCTACACCGCTTAGCTCGATATGAGGAAGCGATCGCCAGCTACGACCAAGCTTTGCAACTCAAACTGGATGACTGGGACTCCTGGATCGGTCGCGGCAAGTCGGCGCTTCTTTCAGCGAGTTTGGACCCCCTACTGAGTTCCTTAAGTAAGGTCGCTCAAAATAATCCCGCCTTGAACCAGCGCGGCGATGAAGGGCAATTGGCAAGCTATGAGGAAGGGTTGAAGTACGTTTCTCAAGACACTCACCCAGAAGGTTGGGGTAGATTGCATCAGGCAATCGGCAATGCTTACTATGAGCGATCGCAAGTGAATCCAGAACCCAATCCGTTGCGCCAAAAAGCCATAATCGAGTACGAACAGGTGCTATCAAGCCTCCCCGAAGCCGATTTTCCAGAGTTGCATCAAGAGATTTTGCAAGACCTTCTGCAACTCCAGCAATCTTTAGGACAACCCTCTGAAGAATCCTGA
- the cruF gene encoding gamma-carotene 1'-hydroxylase CruF, with translation MKQLVTVERFCLIGHIVTMVFGLAGLVLVVPHPEIIMSLGETGQTAFQWSMAWGGVVNIVLGTVAVAIYAYRKLGLWHWLTFMLPAVCLSLGSELLGTSTGFPFGDYSYLNGLGYKIGGLVPFTIPLSWFYMGLVSYLIACAGLKTRQNPSLVRYVGAIAVAAMMFTSWDFALEPAMSQTMVPFWYWEQPGAFFGTPYGNYAGWFGTSSLFIGVGGILWRKTPILLDRSGLGFPLIIYLSNFGYAAGLSLAAGYWIPVSLGVLVGVIPTLTLWQMAQPAEIRESTTETPASLKPEIPVTQVKVAVK, from the coding sequence ATGAAGCAACTTGTCACTGTCGAGCGTTTCTGCCTGATTGGTCATATTGTAACGATGGTTTTTGGACTGGCGGGGCTGGTGCTGGTCGTACCCCATCCTGAAATAATTATGAGTTTAGGGGAGACTGGGCAGACTGCATTCCAGTGGAGTATGGCTTGGGGTGGAGTGGTGAATATCGTCTTGGGAACGGTCGCCGTTGCCATTTATGCCTATAGAAAGTTAGGACTGTGGCACTGGCTGACTTTCATGTTGCCTGCGGTGTGCCTGTCCTTGGGAAGCGAATTGCTGGGAACCAGTACAGGCTTTCCATTTGGGGACTACAGCTACCTGAACGGCTTGGGGTATAAGATTGGTGGACTGGTACCTTTTACCATTCCCTTGTCCTGGTTTTATATGGGATTGGTTTCTTATTTAATTGCCTGCGCGGGTCTAAAAACTCGGCAAAATCCGAGCTTGGTTCGCTATGTAGGTGCGATCGCTGTAGCTGCTATGATGTTCACCTCTTGGGACTTTGCGCTGGAGCCAGCGATGAGTCAAACAATGGTACCTTTTTGGTATTGGGAACAGCCAGGAGCCTTCTTTGGCACACCTTACGGAAACTATGCCGGTTGGTTTGGCACTAGCTCGCTCTTTATCGGTGTGGGAGGAATATTGTGGAGAAAGACGCCAATTTTATTGGATCGTTCTGGGCTAGGTTTCCCGCTCATCATCTATCTAAGTAACTTTGGTTATGCAGCCGGATTGAGCTTGGCAGCTGGGTATTGGATACCCGTCTCCTTGGGCGTTCTGGTCGGTGTCATTCCAACTTTGACCCTCTGGCAAATGGCACAACCCGCAGAGATTCGCGAATCCACAACGGAAACTCCTGCGAGTTTGAAGCCAGAAATTCCAGTGACTCAAGTCAAAGTGGCGGTGAAGTGA
- the rpsO gene encoding 30S ribosomal protein S15, which yields MTLPQQRKHEIMTEYQVHETDTGSTDLQIAMLTERINRLSTHLKANKKDHASRRGLLTMIGTRKRLLSYLQKEDRPRYQALIGRLGIRG from the coding sequence ATGACTCTGCCGCAACAGCGTAAACACGAAATTATGACGGAGTATCAGGTTCACGAAACTGATACTGGCTCGACGGATCTCCAAATTGCGATGCTGACAGAACGCATCAATCGTCTCAGCACTCACCTCAAAGCCAACAAGAAGGATCATGCTTCCCGGCGAGGTTTGTTGACAATGATTGGTACCAGAAAGCGTCTCCTGTCTTACCTGCAAAAGGAAGATAGACCCCGCTATCAAGCCTTGATTGGTCGCCTGGGTATTCGCGGTTAA
- the rnhA gene encoding ribonuclease HI yields MPLTRTIQSIYTDGACVGNPGPGGWGVVVYFTDGSVYEMGDADPATTNNRMEMQAAIGALKLVNGLGQQEPITLYTDSEYLKNGVTKWVKGWKKKGWKTAEGKPVLNQDLWEILDELNLPRIEWRYVRGHAGNEGNERCDAIARAFATGKTPSLQQPIAEESIVSRATNSIDNKTIQSSDLSSDPPNLGLVMVDSTTPSALDSQDNLPREVRVAQLRNLIETLHVADEIAAKGYLITSSELADLMDVNASAVTSRGDHWGWRNWIVSRVRREGNQILWQLERVDAVNSNFDS; encoded by the coding sequence ATGCCCTTGACTCGGACAATCCAAAGTATCTATACCGATGGTGCCTGCGTCGGCAACCCAGGTCCTGGAGGCTGGGGTGTTGTTGTCTATTTCACCGATGGTTCGGTCTATGAAATGGGCGACGCCGATCCGGCAACCACTAATAATCGAATGGAAATGCAAGCCGCAATCGGCGCATTGAAACTCGTGAACGGCCTCGGACAACAAGAACCCATCACCCTCTACACCGATAGTGAATACCTGAAAAACGGTGTTACCAAATGGGTGAAAGGTTGGAAAAAGAAGGGTTGGAAGACAGCAGAAGGGAAACCCGTCCTCAACCAAGATCTCTGGGAAATACTCGATGAACTCAATCTTCCCCGGATCGAGTGGCGGTATGTCCGGGGTCACGCAGGAAATGAGGGGAATGAGCGCTGCGATGCGATCGCGCGGGCTTTTGCGACGGGGAAGACTCCTTCGCTGCAACAACCCATAGCAGAAGAGTCAATTGTTTCACGCGCCACTAATTCTATTGATAACAAAACGATACAATCGAGTGACTTATCTTCTGACCCTCCTAACCTCGGCCTAGTCATGGTAGATTCTACTACTCCATCTGCTCTTGATTCTCAGGACAATCTGCCCCGTGAGGTGAGAGTCGCCCAGCTGCGTAATCTGATAGAAACTCTCCACGTGGCTGACGAAATTGCTGCTAAAGGCTACCTAATTACTAGCTCTGAATTAGCTGACTTGATGGATGTCAATGCCAGCGCTGTCACCAGTCGCGGAGACCACTGGGGGTGGCGTAACTGGATTGTGTCGCGGGTTCGCCGTGAGGGCAATCAAATTCTTTGGCAGCTAGAACGGGTAGATGCCGTCAACAGTAATTTCGATTCTTAA
- a CDS encoding DNA polymerase III subunit gamma/tau has product MTYEPLHHKYRPQTFADLVGQEAIAHTLRNAIRTERIAPAYLFTGSRGTGKTSSARILAKSLNCLQNSQPTEQPCGVCPVCQGIAKGSALDVIEIDAASNTGVDNIREIIERAQYAPVQCRYKVYVIDEVHSLSSAAFNALLKTLEEPPKHVVFVLATTDPQRVLPTIISRCQRFDFRRIPLEAMVEHLGKIAQLENINITSEAITLVSQVAQGGLRDAESLLDQLSLLSGQVTVEAVWDLVGAVPERDLMELLKAIAHSDPEAVLEKGRHLMDRGREPLIVLQNLASFYRDLLIAKTAPKRPDLVAVTAPTWTQLCEFEDLDIPTILQGQKHLKDSEVQIRNTTQPRLWLEVTLLGLLPLANSGQQTQGAGSVNLSRPRVEPQEARVDRASTPNTQHSTPAQPAKPVIEPVLPSVPQIQQEAPPKTPSAAAPPPEPRESTEPHAPVSQPEEATDRSVELDRVWQQVINHVQLFGTQEFLRQRCRLLNFNGREAILSVSSTGLLKLAQTKLPDVEAAFSKTFQSKVKVSFQVSGGAEVKSHPASKPPNAERSDSLGTLPSKNSVGAIASGIPTPQAPPVQPSGEGKTGNGASNDLAPPSTSPPPSKMPPQAKHEVKNGSSTASRTPAATAQPPAPPDLEWDDEVAIAAKRLADFFKGEIVKLADEREENLETLDLPSLSEMPTRLPLEEMIHSADELLNEWQEDDDVGF; this is encoded by the coding sequence GTGACCTACGAACCCCTACATCACAAGTATCGCCCTCAGACGTTCGCGGATTTGGTGGGACAAGAAGCGATCGCCCACACACTCCGCAACGCCATCCGTACCGAACGGATTGCCCCCGCTTATTTATTCACGGGTTCCAGAGGAACGGGCAAAACCTCCAGCGCCCGGATTCTGGCAAAGTCGCTGAACTGTCTTCAGAATAGTCAGCCGACAGAACAACCTTGTGGTGTTTGTCCTGTTTGCCAAGGAATCGCCAAAGGTTCAGCGCTGGATGTAATTGAAATCGACGCCGCTAGCAACACCGGCGTGGACAATATCCGGGAGATCATCGAACGCGCCCAATATGCCCCCGTTCAGTGCCGCTACAAAGTGTATGTGATTGACGAAGTTCATAGTCTCAGTTCAGCTGCGTTCAATGCCTTGCTGAAGACGCTAGAGGAGCCACCCAAGCACGTTGTCTTTGTCCTGGCGACCACCGATCCGCAGCGGGTGTTACCGACAATTATTTCTCGCTGTCAACGCTTTGATTTTCGCCGCATTCCCTTAGAGGCGATGGTGGAGCATCTGGGAAAAATTGCCCAGTTGGAAAATATCAACATTACTTCCGAGGCGATTACCTTGGTGTCTCAAGTGGCTCAGGGAGGCTTGCGGGATGCGGAAAGCCTGCTCGACCAGCTCAGCCTATTATCCGGTCAAGTGACGGTAGAGGCGGTCTGGGATTTAGTGGGAGCGGTGCCAGAACGAGATTTAATGGAGTTGTTGAAGGCGATCGCTCATTCCGATCCCGAAGCAGTTCTGGAAAAAGGTCGTCACCTCATGGACAGAGGCAGAGAACCGCTGATTGTCCTCCAAAATCTTGCCAGTTTCTACCGCGATTTACTGATCGCCAAAACTGCCCCCAAACGCCCGGATTTGGTAGCCGTGACCGCGCCTACCTGGACTCAGTTGTGCGAATTTGAGGATCTGGACATCCCGACAATTTTGCAGGGGCAAAAGCACCTTAAGGACAGCGAAGTTCAAATTAGAAATACGACTCAGCCGCGCCTGTGGTTAGAAGTGACGCTGTTAGGCTTGTTGCCATTAGCCAATAGCGGTCAGCAGACCCAGGGAGCGGGTAGTGTGAATCTGAGTCGCCCGCGTGTCGAGCCGCAAGAGGCAAGAGTCGATCGGGCATCCACACCCAACACTCAACACTCAACCCCTGCCCAACCCGCTAAGCCAGTCATTGAACCCGTTCTCCCTAGCGTTCCGCAGATTCAGCAGGAAGCGCCACCAAAGACGCCCTCCGCGGCGGCACCACCACCAGAACCGAGAGAATCGACCGAACCTCATGCGCCAGTTTCTCAGCCGGAAGAGGCTACGGATCGAAGTGTCGAACTCGATCGAGTTTGGCAACAGGTGATTAATCACGTCCAGCTATTTGGGACGCAAGAATTTTTGCGTCAACGATGTCGCTTACTAAACTTTAATGGTCGGGAAGCCATCCTGAGTGTCAGTTCAACGGGTTTGTTAAAGTTAGCCCAGACAAAATTGCCAGATGTGGAAGCAGCTTTTTCAAAAACCTTTCAATCTAAGGTAAAAGTCAGCTTTCAAGTTAGCGGGGGGGCTGAGGTGAAGTCTCATCCTGCCTCAAAACCGCCAAACGCTGAAAGGTCTGATTCTTTAGGAACATTGCCCAGTAAAAATTCCGTAGGAGCGATCGCATCTGGGATACCGACTCCTCAAGCACCGCCCGTACAGCCTTCTGGGGAAGGCAAGACAGGGAATGGCGCTAGTAACGATTTAGCACCCCCTTCAACCAGCCCGCCGCCGTCAAAGATGCCACCGCAGGCGAAGCATGAGGTGAAGAACGGCAGTTCTACAGCTTCACGAACTCCAGCCGCTACTGCCCAACCACCCGCACCGCCCGATTTAGAGTGGGACGATGAAGTCGCGATCGCTGCCAAACGCCTCGCGGACTTTTTTAAAGGGGAAATTGTCAAGCTGGCTGATGAGCGAGAGGAAAATCTGGAGACTTTAGATTTACCGTCTCTTTCCGAGATGCCGACGCGCTTGCCACTCGAAGAGATGATTCATTCTGCCGACGAGCTACTCAATGAGTGGCAAGAAGATGATGATGTAGGGTTTTAG
- a CDS encoding GNAT family N-acetyltransferase translates to MTSFLPKETKIAIRPVQYRDLDALERLAAEDFDAGDQIYSTDNLGRKVHQIRPWFGPLKFLSWFPNPCQHTFCVYVAEQDNQVRGTIQVSPFNRTRSTWRVEQVVLETGVPAEVGSQLLRYCFESILEARTWVLEVNVNNKATLALYRQNGFQPLAQLTYWAIDPELLSSLQEREPDLPNLLPVSNADAQLLYQLDTVSMPPLLRQVYDRHIHDFKTSFAGGFLTSLKQWIGKTVSVSGYVFEPQRKAAIGYFQIFLSRDGSQPHVAELTVHPAYTWLYPELLSQMARMAKDYPSQSLQLASADYQPEREEYLEQLGAERISHSLLMSRSVWHKLREAKPISLEGLQLAEMLQGLQPARKAVPGRMSWLKSKHKKPQVEPQKDLSSSVALPPKGGIVLNSQSLDATKASRTERGEENGENLGTGFGCR, encoded by the coding sequence ATGACTTCATTTCTGCCTAAAGAAACCAAAATTGCGATCCGTCCCGTTCAATACCGCGATCTAGATGCGCTGGAACGGCTAGCCGCAGAAGATTTTGACGCAGGAGACCAAATTTACTCAACGGACAATCTGGGTAGAAAAGTTCATCAAATTCGACCCTGGTTTGGCCCGCTGAAGTTCTTGAGCTGGTTTCCCAATCCTTGTCAGCACACTTTTTGCGTTTATGTCGCGGAGCAGGATAACCAAGTTCGCGGTACGATCCAGGTTTCACCGTTCAACCGCACGCGCAGCACTTGGCGGGTTGAGCAGGTAGTTTTGGAGACAGGGGTACCGGCGGAAGTTGGCTCGCAGCTTTTACGTTATTGCTTCGAGTCAATCTTGGAAGCGCGTACCTGGGTGTTGGAAGTCAATGTTAACAACAAAGCAACACTGGCTCTCTACCGCCAGAATGGGTTTCAACCTTTGGCTCAGCTGACTTATTGGGCGATCGATCCAGAGCTGCTTTCGTCACTGCAAGAGCGCGAACCGGATTTACCCAATCTTCTCCCAGTCAGCAATGCTGATGCCCAGTTACTCTACCAACTCGATACGGTGTCAATGCCGCCGCTGCTACGCCAAGTTTATGACCGTCACATCCATGACTTCAAAACTAGCTTCGCTGGCGGGTTTCTCACCAGCTTGAAGCAATGGATTGGCAAGACAGTTAGCGTTAGTGGTTACGTATTTGAACCGCAGCGCAAGGCAGCAATTGGCTATTTTCAAATTTTTCTGTCCCGCGATGGCTCCCAACCCCATGTCGCTGAGTTGACCGTACACCCAGCCTACACTTGGTTATATCCGGAGCTACTTTCCCAAATGGCTCGGATGGCTAAGGATTACCCTTCCCAGTCCTTACAACTGGCTTCAGCCGACTATCAGCCAGAACGAGAAGAATATTTGGAACAATTGGGGGCAGAACGAATTTCCCACTCGCTCCTGATGTCTCGTTCTGTGTGGCACAAGCTACGGGAGGCAAAGCCCATTTCCCTAGAAGGGCTACAGTTGGCGGAAATGCTTCAGGGTCTCCAACCCGCTCGCAAAGCAGTACCGGGGCGGATGTCTTGGCTGAAGTCAAAGCATAAGAAGCCGCAGGTAGAACCGCAGAAGGATTTATCGTCCTCTGTAGCGTTGCCTCCAAAAGGGGGAATCGTGCTAAATTCCCAATCCCTTGATGCCACGAAAGCTAGCCGCACAGAGCGGGGAGAAGAGAATGGAGAGAATCTCGGCACTGGGTTTGGATGTCGGTAA
- a CDS encoding PAM68 family protein has product MSSEESQRNRLPFEPAKKNRKKPAKNQPTAPSTAKAEGQAPSPRKLESSAVPEVVSKRMARRMALFCGIPSALGILTFIVSYVVVSQHCFKLPNAAVVLVSMGFFGLGVLGLSYGVLSASWDEERPGSKIGWNEFTTNWGRMTAAWRSAGQKDS; this is encoded by the coding sequence ATGTCTTCAGAAGAATCCCAACGGAATCGCTTACCGTTTGAACCCGCTAAGAAGAATCGCAAAAAACCAGCGAAAAACCAACCAACAGCCCCAAGCACTGCCAAAGCGGAAGGTCAAGCGCCTTCTCCAAGAAAGCTCGAATCTTCGGCAGTCCCAGAGGTGGTGAGCAAACGCATGGCTCGCCGGATGGCTCTTTTTTGTGGGATTCCTAGCGCTTTAGGCATTTTGACTTTTATTGTCAGTTATGTCGTGGTTAGCCAGCACTGCTTCAAGTTGCCCAACGCCGCAGTTGTACTTGTGAGTATGGGCTTCTTTGGGTTGGGCGTTCTGGGATTAAGTTACGGGGTTCTCTCAGCCTCCTGGGACGAAGAGAGACCGGGTAGTAAAATCGGCTGGAACGAGTTCACCACGAACTGGGGACGGATGACAGCAGCATGGCGCTCTGCTGGGCAAAAGGATTCATAA
- the cruG gene encoding 2'-O-glycosyltransferase CruG yields the protein MNVDWLTLQSALSLLLLLVQAPAVAILLSRLLKGPSRRSPVQPDTATPELLGAVSVVVPTLNEAERISPALAGLTRQSYEVREIIVVDSRSRDGTPELVKAAQQQDPRFRLMTDDPLPPSWVGRPWALHTGFLHSSEQSEWILGMDADTQAIPGLVAGLLRTAKEEGYDLISLSPQFILKYPGEWWLQPALLMTLLYRFDPAGTNTQDPERVMANGQCFLCRRSVLEAVGGYTSARSSFCDDVTLARNIASRGFKVGFLDGAKVLKVRMYEGAAETWKEWGRSLDLKDAASRGQIWGDLWLLFAVQGLPLPASLVLLSWLVMGTSTLPVVATVGLNLFLLLIRFALLLAIAPSYESKVQSPGFRGSETGKRERNFDFLLLPVYFYLSPLADPFAVLRIFLSAIRTPKQWRGRSYG from the coding sequence GTGAACGTCGATTGGTTAACACTCCAGAGCGCACTATCGCTACTGCTGCTACTCGTTCAGGCACCAGCAGTAGCGATCCTGCTCTCGCGTCTATTGAAAGGGCCGTCTCGGCGATCGCCCGTTCAACCCGATACTGCCACGCCCGAACTCTTAGGTGCTGTCAGTGTCGTGGTTCCGACTTTAAATGAAGCGGAGCGAATTAGCCCAGCGCTGGCTGGGCTAACCCGCCAAAGCTACGAAGTCCGTGAAATTATCGTTGTTGATAGTCGTTCCCGGGATGGAACTCCAGAGTTAGTTAAAGCGGCACAGCAGCAAGATCCCCGGTTTCGCTTAATGACGGACGATCCTTTACCGCCTAGCTGGGTGGGGCGTCCTTGGGCTTTACATACCGGATTTTTGCACAGTAGCGAACAGAGCGAGTGGATTTTGGGAATGGATGCCGATACTCAGGCGATTCCCGGTTTAGTTGCCGGTTTGCTCAGGACAGCGAAAGAAGAGGGTTATGACCTGATTTCCCTGTCGCCGCAGTTTATCTTGAAATATCCAGGCGAGTGGTGGCTGCAACCAGCACTCTTGATGACCCTGCTTTACCGATTCGATCCGGCGGGTACAAATACTCAAGATCCGGAGCGGGTGATGGCGAACGGTCAGTGTTTCCTGTGCCGTCGCTCTGTTTTGGAGGCTGTAGGGGGTTATACCAGCGCCCGGAGTTCTTTTTGCGACGATGTGACCCTTGCCCGCAATATTGCCTCCCGTGGGTTCAAGGTGGGCTTTCTGGATGGAGCCAAGGTTTTGAAGGTGCGGATGTATGAGGGGGCAGCCGAAACTTGGAAAGAGTGGGGGCGATCGCTTGACCTAAAAGACGCTGCTTCCAGGGGTCAGATATGGGGGGACTTGTGGCTGCTATTCGCCGTTCAGGGTTTACCTCTACCCGCGTCCTTGGTTTTACTCAGCTGGCTGGTGATGGGAACTTCGACACTCCCAGTGGTGGCTACTGTCGGGTTAAATTTATTTCTGCTATTGATTCGGTTTGCATTGCTACTCGCGATCGCGCCGTCTTATGAAAGCAAAGTACAATCCCCCGGCTTTCGGGGATCGGAAACAGGTAAACGGGAAAGGAACTTTGACTTTTTACTTTTACCTGTTTACTTTTATCTTTCCCCTCTGGCAGATCCTTTCGCCGTGCTGCGGATTTTTCTGTCTGCTATCCGTACTCCTAAGCAGTGGCGCGGTCGGAGTTATGGATAG
- the ruvX gene encoding Holliday junction resolvase RuvX, translated as MERISALGLDVGKKRVGVAGCDGTGLIATGIATIERTSFERDMEQLRRLVEERQVQVLVVGLPYAMDGTLGFQAQQVQKFATRVAAALQLPLEYMDERLTSYEAEELLKTERRSLSQNKPLIDRKAAALILQRWLDERRAANKVAKQLVETTYIASGAQIQTQAETSEIPN; from the coding sequence ATGGAGAGAATCTCGGCACTGGGTTTGGATGTCGGTAAAAAGCGGGTTGGGGTAGCTGGTTGCGATGGCACTGGATTGATTGCCACCGGAATCGCTACGATCGAACGCACTTCCTTTGAGCGGGATATGGAGCAACTGCGACGCCTGGTTGAGGAGCGACAAGTGCAAGTTCTGGTCGTCGGCTTACCCTATGCGATGGATGGAACCCTAGGATTTCAGGCGCAGCAGGTGCAGAAATTTGCGACAAGAGTGGCAGCGGCTCTCCAGTTACCGCTGGAATATATGGATGAGCGGCTCACGTCTTATGAGGCAGAGGAACTGCTGAAAACAGAAAGGCGATCGCTCTCCCAAAATAAACCTCTAATTGACCGCAAGGCGGCAGCTTTGATTTTGCAACGCTGGTTAGATGAACGTCGAGCCGCAAACAAAGTCGCAAAGCAACTTGTAGAAACAACCTATATCGCGTCTGGCGCACAGATACAGACACAGGCAGAGACATCGGAAATTCCCAATTGA